A single window of Bufo bufo chromosome 10, aBufBuf1.1, whole genome shotgun sequence DNA harbors:
- the RASSF7 gene encoding LOW QUALITY PROTEIN: ras association domain-containing protein 7 (The sequence of the model RefSeq protein was modified relative to this genomic sequence to represent the inferred CDS: inserted 3 bases in 3 codons; deleted 1 base in 1 codon), whose translation MELKVWVDGVQRVVCGVTEQTSCQDVVIALAQAIGQTGRYVLIQTLRDKERQLLSHERPLEFLAKSGQYANDVHFVXKRTGPSLAERPSSDSVPLPPERTVVRSSLPLNPRALGTEVTRSKEPKKSLTFNLGPTSSNDMLLKHRQKYQNCTASKDTSXRQPPKRKSSSWCYKQQEQLKALGMQNGSIGKDLQTWERGRAGGPEEDDEVAYLERLIRRNDAELTEEXVWLDELERERTDEQKRQDKMRQLRATMEDYTLKIKELSERTEALEQEIQKETSKRLSGEPSPADIEEMVTKMKKELEAKTVHTHELESNLSNVEKACEEARRNLEARNQELEELNKDLRQCNLQQFILQTGSTVTNGQVRLDEESVSDQSSAQWEGQHRSRGRTESLARTNPNHLTGHPRNLQNALLSTRNPEALPSRDTSWT comes from the exons ATGGAATTGAAAGTCTGGGTAGATGGGGTCCAAAGAGTCGTCTGCGGGGTAACAGAGCAGACATCTTGCCAGGATGTGGTCATCGCCCTGGCCCAGGCCATAG GTCAGACAGGACGATATGTACTTATCCAGACTCTA CGCGACAAAGAAAGACAGCTCTTGTCTCATGAGAGACCTTTGGAATTCTTGGCCAAAAGTGGACAATACGCCAATGATGTCCACTTTG TAAAACGCACAGGACCCAGCTTGGCTGAACGCCCCTCTTCGGACAGTGTTCCTCTTCCTCCAGAAAGAACTGTGGTCAGGTCTAGCTTGCCTCTTAATCCTCGGGCACTTGGTACAGAAGTTACAAGGTCAAAAGAGCCTAAAAAATCTTTGACTTTTAATTTGGGACCCACGAGTTCTAATGATATGTTGCTTAAGCATAGACAGAAATACCAAAATTGCACAGCTAGTAAAGACACTT ATAGACAACCACCAAAGAGGAAATCTTCAAGCTGGTGCTACAAACAACAAGAGCAGCTTAAAGCACTAGGAATGCAAAATGGTTCTATAGGAAAGGACCTTCAGACATGGGAAAGAGGCAGAGCTGGCGGacctgaggaggatgatgaggttgcTTATTTGGAACGACTTATTCGCCGAAATGATGCTGAGCTAACAGAGG AGGTTTGGTTGGATGAACTAGAAAGAGAAAGGACAGATGAGCAAAAAAGACAAGATAAAATGAGACAATTAAGAGCTACAATGGAGGATTATACCCTTAAAATTAAAGAACTGAGTGAAAGGACTGAGGCTTTAGAACAGGAAATCCAGAAGGAGACCTCGAAAAGACTTTCAGGGGAGCCCAGTCCAGCTGATATTGAGGAAATGGTGACAAAAATGAAAAAGGAATTGGAAGCAAAGACTGTACACACCCATGAACTGGAAAGTAATCTGTCTAATGTGGAAAAAGCTTGTGAGGAGGCCAGAAGAAACCTAGAG GCAAGAAATCAGGAGCTGGAGGAGCTTAATAAGGACCTCAGACAGTGCAACCTCCAGCAGTTCATCCTACAGACCGGTTCTACAGTCACAAACGGCCAAGTACGACTGGACGAAGAGTCTGTTTCGGATCAAAGTAGCGCACAATGGGAAGGACAGCACAGAAGTAGAG GTCGCACAGAGTCTCTTGCACGGACCAATCCCAATCATCTAACAGGTCATCCCCGTAACTTGCAGAACGCTCTTCTCTCTACCCGGAACCCTGAGG CTTTACCCTCACGGGATACCTCATGGACTTGA